One Brassica napus cultivar Da-Ae chromosome C4, Da-Ae, whole genome shotgun sequence genomic region harbors:
- the LOC106397804 gene encoding late seed maturation protein P8B6, which translates to MASQQEKKQLDERAKKGETVVPGGTGGKSFEAQQHLAEGRSRGGNTRKEQLGSEGYQQMGRQGGHSTRDKTDEEDAEDESSIRT; encoded by the exons ATGGCGTCTCAACAGGAGAAGAAACAGCTAGACGAGAGGGCCAAGAAGGGTGAGACCGTTGTGCCAGGTGGGACTGGAGGCAAAAGCTTTGAAGCTCAACAGCATCTCGCTGAAG GGAGGAGCCGAGGAGGGAATACGAGGAAGGAGCAGTTAGGAAGTGAAGGATATCAGCAGATGGGACGCCAAGGAGGTCATAGCACCCGTGACAAGACCGATGAGGAAGACGCCGAGGATGAGTCCAGTATTAGGACCTAG
- the LOC106401732 gene encoding zinc finger CCCH domain-containing protein 29 has product MCGSESNLCSSRTLTEAESMRQKSQEGVPAATCLLELAACDYLPSFRREIEENSSDINESGFWYCRRVGSKKMGFQERTPLMVAAMYGSIDVLTYIISTGRSDVNSLSSDEKVTALHCAVSACSVSIVQVIKILLDASASPNSLDANGNKPVDLLVRASRFIPNQTRKAVEILLTGSSVSLMEEQEEEEVKSVVSKYPADASLPDINEGVYGTDEFRMFSFKVKPCSRAYSHDWTECPFVHPGENARRRDPRKYPYTCVPCPEFRKGSCPKGDSCEYAHGVFESWLHPGQYRTRLCKDETGCARRVCFFAHRRDELRPVNASTGSAMVSPQSPMSSPMGDNGVPLSPRNVGLWQNTPPPLQLNGSRLKSSLSARDMDMVMQLQSPSRHSQMNHYPSSPVRQPPPQRFESSAAMAAAVMNARSSAFAKRSLSFKPAPVAASNVSDWGSPNGKVEWGMQREEMNKMRRSVSFGINGNNNNNNNVSRPVRDYSDEPDVSWVNSLVKDSAQEGAFGLNDAAVRDEFKLPLWAEQMYIDHEKQQSVA; this is encoded by the coding sequence ATGTGTGGCTCAGAGAGCAACCTCTGCTCTTCAAGAACCTTAACAGAAGCCGAGTCCATGAGACAGAAATCACAAGAAGGAGTCCCCGCCGCCACGTGTCTTCTTGAACTCGCCGCATGCGACTATCTTCCCTCCTTCAGGAGAGAGATCGAAGAGAACTCGTCGGATATCAACGAATCGGGTTTTTGGTACTGCAGACGGGTCGGGTCAAAGAAGATGGGTTTTCAAGAAAGAACACCTCTCATGGTTGCTGCTATGTACGGAAGCATCGATGTTCTAACTTACATAATCTCCACTGGAAGATCCGACGTGAACAGTCTCTCCAGCGACGAGAAAGTCACTGCTCTTCACTGTGCGGTTTCCGCCTGTTCTGTCTCAATCGTCCAAGTCATCAAGATCTTGCTTGATGCCTCCGCTTCACCTAACAGCCTTGACGCTAATGGAAACAAACCGGTTGATCTTTTGGTCAGAGCTTCCCGGTTTATACCTAACCAGACTAGAAAAGCTGTTGAGATTCTCTTAACCGGAAGCTCGGTTAGTTTGATGGAAGAacaggaagaggaggaggtgaaGAGTGTTGTGTCCAAGTATCCAGCAGATGCGTCCCTTCCCGACATCAACGAAGGTGTTTACGGAACAGACGAGTTTAGAATGTTTAGCTTCAAGGTCAAGCCATGTTCTAGGGCTTACTCGCACGATTGGACCGAGTGTCCTTTCGTTCATCCTGGCGAGAACGCGAGGAGGAGAGATCCGAGGAAGTATCCTTACACTTGCGTCCCTTGTCCCGAGTTTCGTAAAGGGTCTTGTCCTAAAGGAGATTCTTGCGAGTACGCGCACGGTGTTTTCGAGTCTTGGCTTCACCCTGGTCAGTACAGGACACGGCTTTGTAAAGACGAGACCGGTTGTGCGAGGAGAGTTTGTTTCTTCGCTCATAGGAGGGATGAGTTGAGACCGGTTAATGCTTCCACTGGCTCAGCAATGGTTTCACCTCAGTCGCCGATGAGCTCTCCTATGGGTGATAATGGTGTTCCTTTGTCTCCAAGAAACGTTGGTTTATGGCAGAACACACCACCACCGTTGCAGCTTAACGGTAGTAGATTGAAGTCCAGTTTGAGTGCTAGAGATATGGATATGGTGATGCAACTTCAGTCTCCAAGCAGGCACTCTCAGATGAACCATTACCCTTCTTCTCCTGTGAGGCAACCGCCTCCTCAGAGGTTTGAGTCTTCAGCAGCTATGGCAGCTGCGGTGATGAACGCGAGATCATCAGCGTTTGCTAAACGCAGTTTGAGTTTCAAACCAGCTCCTGTAGCAGCTTCTAATGTCTCGGATTGGGGATCCCCTAATGGGAAGGTTGAGTGGGGGATGCAAAGAGAGGAGATGAACAAGATGAGGAGAAGTGTCTCCTTTGGGATTAATGggaataataataacaataacaaTGTGTCACGTCCTGTGAGGGACTACAGCGATGAGCCAGATGTGTCGTGGGTGAACTCGCTGGTGAAAGATAGTGCACAGGAGGGAGCCTTCGGGTTGAATGATGCAGCGGTTAGGGACGAGTTTAAGCTGCCGTTGTGGGCAGAGCAAATGTACATAGACCATGAGAAGCAGCAGAGTGTggcataa